In the genome of Myxococcus guangdongensis, one region contains:
- a CDS encoding NAD(P)/FAD-dependent oxidoreductase, with product MDVGERVSNPDVIVVGAGLAGLACARALVQSRLKVVVLEAGDAPGGRVRTDSHEGFLLDRGFQVYLTAYPEGRRQLDVEALSLRRFMPGAKVWRQGRLRTVADPLRQPVTALSHLLDVPGTFGDKLRVLELRQLSRSGEDEDVWLRPQRTSRRYLEELGFTEEMVEGFLRPFLAGIFLDRSLNTSSRFLEFVFRMFASGEAGVPERGMGVIAEQLAAKLPPVALRRHAPVADVWGHRVRMADGEMLGAKAVVVATDPLAAARLLPGMPVPMMNAVTCLYFAAPEPPVEGPWLLLNGEGRGVVNNVAVMSEVSPAYAPRGQALVSVSVLGVHSDEAGLRERVSVELAEWFGAAVADWRHLRTYSLPFALPAQTVAALEPPHRPVRLSPGLYVCGDHRDSASIHGALGSGRRAAEAVLLDMGL from the coding sequence GTGGATGTGGGAGAGCGCGTGTCGAACCCGGACGTCATCGTCGTGGGCGCGGGTCTCGCGGGGCTGGCGTGCGCGCGAGCGCTCGTCCAATCCCGCTTGAAAGTGGTGGTCCTGGAAGCCGGGGATGCTCCGGGTGGCCGTGTCCGCACGGATTCGCATGAGGGCTTCCTGCTGGACCGTGGGTTCCAGGTCTACCTGACGGCCTACCCGGAGGGGCGGAGGCAGCTCGACGTGGAGGCGCTGAGTCTGCGGCGCTTCATGCCGGGCGCCAAGGTGTGGCGACAGGGGCGGCTCCGCACGGTGGCGGACCCGCTGCGTCAGCCGGTGACGGCGCTCTCGCACCTGCTCGACGTCCCCGGGACGTTCGGTGACAAGCTGCGCGTGCTGGAGCTGCGGCAGCTCTCGCGCTCGGGAGAAGACGAGGACGTGTGGCTGCGTCCCCAGCGCACCTCGCGGCGCTACCTGGAGGAGCTGGGCTTCACGGAGGAGATGGTGGAGGGCTTCCTGCGGCCCTTCCTGGCGGGCATCTTCCTGGACCGCTCGCTGAACACGTCCAGCCGCTTCCTGGAGTTCGTCTTCCGGATGTTCGCCTCGGGCGAGGCCGGGGTGCCGGAGCGGGGGATGGGGGTGATTGCGGAGCAGCTCGCCGCGAAGCTGCCGCCCGTCGCGCTGCGAAGGCACGCACCCGTGGCCGATGTGTGGGGGCACCGGGTGCGGATGGCGGATGGGGAGATGCTCGGTGCCAAGGCGGTGGTGGTGGCCACGGACCCGTTGGCCGCGGCGCGGCTGCTCCCCGGGATGCCGGTGCCGATGATGAACGCGGTGACGTGTCTGTACTTCGCCGCGCCGGAGCCTCCGGTGGAGGGGCCGTGGCTCCTGCTCAATGGCGAGGGGCGGGGCGTGGTGAACAACGTGGCGGTGATGAGCGAGGTGTCGCCCGCGTATGCGCCGCGGGGACAGGCGCTGGTGTCCGTGTCCGTGCTGGGCGTGCACTCGGATGAGGCGGGGCTGCGTGAGCGGGTGAGCGTGGAGCTGGCGGAGTGGTTCGGCGCCGCGGTGGCGGACTGGCGGCACCTGCGCACGTACTCGCTCCCGTTCGCGCTGCCGGCGCAGACGGTGGCCGCGCTGGAGCCGCCGCATCGGCCGGTGCGACTGTCACCGGGGCTCTACGTGTGCGGTGACCACCGGGACAGCGCGTCCATCCACGGCGCGCTGGGCTCGGGACGGCGCGCGGCGGAGGCGGTGCTGCTCGACATGGGATTGTGA
- the aroF gene encoding 3-deoxy-7-phosphoheptulonate synthase, translating into MLIVMRPDATAQDIERVNDEIRRRGWQPHAIPGGTRTAIGITGNPGAVEPEPFRVLPGVADAVSISQPFKLVSREVKPDDTQLRVGDLTIGGSSFHVIAGPCSVESREQILSTAHAVKKSGATMLRGGAFKPRTSPYEFQGLKGDGLALLAEARQETGLLVTTEVKDTATLDAVADATDILQVGARNMQNFSLLEAVGERRKPVLLKRGMSATIKELLMAAEYIVARGNTQVILCERGIRTFETMTRNTLDLNAVPMLKQLSHLPVFVDPSHGIGVRKAVPAMMRAAVAVGADGIIVEVHPDPPRAKSDGAQSLDFSEFDKSMNEVRAIAQAMGREVVRLG; encoded by the coding sequence ATGTTGATCGTGATGCGACCAGACGCGACGGCCCAGGACATCGAGCGTGTGAACGACGAGATCCGCCGCCGTGGCTGGCAACCGCACGCGATTCCAGGGGGCACTCGCACGGCCATCGGCATCACCGGCAACCCCGGCGCGGTGGAGCCCGAACCCTTCCGAGTGCTGCCCGGCGTCGCGGACGCGGTCTCCATCTCCCAGCCATTCAAGCTCGTCAGCCGCGAGGTGAAGCCGGACGACACGCAGCTGCGCGTGGGCGACCTCACCATCGGCGGCTCCTCCTTCCACGTCATCGCCGGGCCGTGCTCGGTGGAATCCCGCGAGCAGATCCTCTCCACCGCCCACGCGGTGAAGAAGTCGGGCGCCACCATGCTGCGCGGTGGCGCGTTCAAGCCGCGCACCAGCCCCTATGAGTTCCAGGGCCTCAAGGGTGACGGCCTCGCGCTCCTGGCGGAGGCGCGCCAGGAGACGGGCCTGCTCGTCACCACCGAGGTGAAGGACACCGCCACGCTGGACGCGGTGGCGGACGCCACGGACATCCTCCAGGTGGGCGCGCGCAACATGCAGAACTTCAGCCTGCTGGAGGCGGTGGGCGAGCGGCGCAAGCCCGTGCTGCTCAAGCGCGGCATGAGCGCGACCATCAAGGAGCTGTTGATGGCGGCCGAGTACATCGTCGCGCGCGGCAACACCCAGGTCATCCTCTGCGAGCGCGGCATCCGCACGTTCGAGACGATGACGCGCAACACGTTGGACCTGAACGCCGTGCCCATGCTCAAGCAGCTGTCGCACCTGCCCGTGTTCGTGGACCCCTCGCACGGCATCGGCGTGCGCAAGGCGGTGCCGGCGATGATGCGGGCGGCGGTGGCGGTGGGGGCCGACGGCATCATCGTGGAAGTGCACCCCGACCCGCCGCGCGCGAAGTCGGACGGCGCCCAGTCGTTGGACTTCTCCGAGTTCGACAAGTCCATGAATGAAGTGCGGGCGATTGCACAGGCCATGGGCCGTGAAGTCGTGCGGTTGGGATAG
- the trpD gene encoding anthranilate phosphoribosyltransferase, which produces MTLKEALGKVVGRRDLTREEMARVMGLMLAGEASPAQVGALATALKMKGETEDEILGAAEAMRACAAKLSPRAQVVLDTCGTGGDGAHTFNISTAVAFVAAGAGVTVAKHGNRAVSSRCGSADVLAALGVSMERPHERVALDIDEYGVGFLFAPSHHSALKHVAQARRDMGFHSMFNLLGPLTNPAGARYQLLGTFDGKRVEQTARVLGRLGSRRAWVVHGHDGLDEISPCAPTEVAELREDGTVRCFTVRPEDAGLEVVSREDIAGGDADENAKRLRSLLDGERSGLRTAVLLNAAASLVVVGQAEDLREGVKKAEHAIDSGAASRKLASLIHGAVS; this is translated from the coding sequence ATGACCCTCAAGGAAGCGCTGGGCAAGGTGGTGGGCCGGCGCGACCTCACCCGCGAGGAGATGGCCCGGGTCATGGGCCTGATGCTCGCGGGCGAGGCATCGCCTGCCCAAGTGGGGGCGCTGGCGACGGCGCTCAAGATGAAGGGTGAGACCGAGGATGAAATCCTCGGCGCCGCGGAGGCCATGCGGGCCTGCGCGGCGAAGCTGTCTCCGCGCGCGCAGGTGGTGCTCGACACCTGCGGCACGGGCGGGGACGGCGCGCACACCTTCAACATCTCCACCGCGGTGGCCTTCGTGGCCGCCGGGGCGGGGGTGACGGTGGCCAAGCACGGCAACCGCGCGGTCTCCAGTCGGTGTGGCAGCGCGGACGTGCTCGCCGCGCTGGGTGTGTCCATGGAGCGGCCGCACGAGCGCGTCGCGCTCGACATCGACGAATACGGCGTGGGGTTCCTCTTCGCGCCCTCGCACCACAGCGCGCTCAAGCACGTGGCGCAGGCCCGGCGGGACATGGGCTTCCACAGCATGTTCAACCTGCTGGGGCCGCTGACCAACCCGGCCGGCGCGCGCTATCAGCTGCTCGGGACGTTCGATGGCAAGCGCGTGGAGCAGACGGCGCGCGTGCTGGGGCGACTGGGCAGCCGGCGCGCGTGGGTGGTGCACGGCCACGATGGGCTGGATGAAATCTCGCCCTGCGCGCCCACCGAGGTGGCTGAGCTGCGCGAGGACGGCACGGTGCGCTGCTTCACGGTGCGGCCCGAGGACGCGGGGCTCGAAGTGGTGTCACGCGAGGACATCGCTGGCGGTGACGCGGACGAGAACGCGAAGCGGCTGCGCTCGCTGCTCGACGGCGAGCGCTCCGGGCTGCGCACGGCGGTGCTGCTCAACGCGGCGGCGTCGCTCGTGGTCGTCGGACAAGCGGAGGACCTGCGCGAGGGCGTGAAGAAGGCGGAGCACGCCATCGACTCGGGCGCGGCGTCGCGCAAGCTCGCCTCGCTCATCCACGGGGCCGTGTCATGA
- a CDS encoding indole-3-glycerol phosphate synthase TrpC gives MSWWNRSASQAAPGTLDRIMKRKREELDARTPIAPYPHPAPRDFAGALLRRAPGRPVSVIAEVKRKSPSGGAFPHTDVVAVARAYEAAGASAISVLTDGPDFGGSLADLVAVRAAVSVPVLRKDFLVAAQEVEESALFGADAVLLIADALEDGELREMLAAARTARIAALVEAHTEAHAERALAAGAELVGINNRDLATLKTDVGTALRVMPRLRARARALVAESGLKSVTELIAAREAGADAVLVGESLLRDAEPGRALTRLLGEDGTPP, from the coding sequence ATGAGCTGGTGGAATCGCAGCGCATCTCAGGCCGCCCCGGGGACGCTGGACCGCATCATGAAGCGCAAGCGCGAGGAACTGGACGCGCGGACGCCCATCGCGCCGTATCCTCATCCCGCGCCCCGAGACTTCGCGGGGGCCCTGCTGCGACGAGCCCCCGGGCGTCCCGTGAGCGTCATCGCGGAAGTGAAGCGCAAGAGTCCATCCGGCGGAGCGTTTCCGCACACGGACGTGGTGGCGGTGGCGCGGGCCTATGAGGCGGCGGGCGCCAGCGCCATCAGCGTGCTGACGGACGGGCCGGACTTCGGCGGCTCGCTGGCGGACCTGGTCGCGGTGCGCGCGGCGGTGTCGGTACCGGTACTGCGCAAGGACTTCCTCGTCGCGGCACAAGAGGTAGAGGAGAGCGCGCTGTTTGGCGCGGACGCGGTGCTGCTCATCGCGGACGCGCTGGAGGACGGCGAGCTGCGCGAGATGCTGGCGGCGGCGCGCACGGCGAGGATCGCCGCGCTGGTGGAGGCGCACACGGAGGCGCACGCCGAGCGCGCCCTCGCGGCGGGCGCGGAGCTGGTGGGCATCAACAACCGGGACCTGGCCACGTTGAAGACGGACGTGGGCACGGCGCTGCGGGTGATGCCCAGGCTGCGCGCTCGGGCACGCGCGTTGGTGGCGGAGAGCGGGCTCAAGTCGGTGACGGAGCTCATCGCCGCTCGCGAGGCCGGCGCCGACGCGGTGCTGGTGGGCGAGTCGCTCCTGCGCGACGCGGAGCCGGGACGGGCGCTCACGCGGCTGCTCGGAGAGGACGGCACGCCGCCGTGA
- a CDS encoding phosphoribosylanthranilate isomerase, translating to MSVRVKVCGVTRLEDARAAWDAGVDALGLNFYPPSPRYLDLATAARLGRTRPPLGALIGVFVNAAPEDIRRAVTECGLTAVQLHGDEPPEACSGFGVPVIKALRVRGADDVARARAYVGVGDVTGLLLDGAAPGYGGGGVGFDWSLVAGVSGSGVPVLVAGGLKPSNVAEAVRATRPYGVDVASGVESAPGIKDMDAVRAFVRSAKSINLWE from the coding sequence GTGAGTGTCCGGGTGAAGGTGTGTGGCGTGACGCGGCTCGAGGATGCTCGGGCCGCGTGGGACGCGGGGGTGGACGCGCTGGGGCTCAACTTCTATCCGCCCTCCCCCCGGTATCTGGACCTGGCCACGGCGGCGCGGCTCGGGCGCACGCGGCCTCCCCTGGGCGCGCTGATTGGCGTGTTCGTCAACGCGGCGCCGGAGGACATCCGACGGGCGGTGACGGAGTGTGGCCTCACGGCCGTGCAGCTGCATGGGGACGAGCCACCGGAGGCCTGCTCGGGGTTCGGGGTGCCGGTCATCAAGGCGCTGCGGGTGCGCGGCGCGGATGACGTGGCGCGGGCGCGAGCGTACGTGGGAGTGGGCGACGTGACGGGGCTGCTGCTGGACGGGGCGGCGCCGGGGTACGGCGGTGGTGGCGTGGGGTTCGACTGGTCGCTGGTGGCGGGAGTGTCGGGCAGCGGCGTGCCGGTGTTGGTGGCGGGAGGGCTGAAGCCCTCCAACGTGGCGGAGGCGGTGCGCGCGACGCGGCCTTACGGAGTGGATGTGGCCAGTGGGGTGGAGTCGGCCCCGGGCATCAAGGACATGGACGCGGTGCGCGCCTTCGTGCGGTCCGCGAAGTCCATCAACCTCTGGGAGTGA
- the trpB gene encoding tryptophan synthase subunit beta: MNTETSTGRFGRFGGRYVPETLVPALMELEAAYMAARADPTFDAEVARVLREFVGRPTTLTPARRLTEAWGGANVWLKREDLAHTGAHKINNTVGQVLLAKRMGKKRIIAETGAGQHGVATATACALFGLPCEVYMGALDVERQALNVFRMRALGAVVRPVESGSRTLKDAMNEAMRTWVSQVSDTHYVIGSAAGPHPYPSVVRDFQSIIGKELRTQAMAAFGQLPDAIVACVGGGSNAIGVLHPFIGDASVRLIGVEAGGHGLDSGQHGASLTLGTEGVLHGSRSLVLQDADGQIQEAHSISAGLDYPGVGPELAHLAKIGRMEVRTATDDEALASFYEVARMEGILPALETSHAFARGRELARELGAGKYLVINCSGRGDKDVATISARGVPPAVGVKA, from the coding sequence ATGAACACGGAGACTTCCACCGGCCGCTTCGGCCGCTTCGGTGGGCGCTACGTGCCGGAGACGCTCGTCCCGGCGCTGATGGAGTTGGAGGCGGCGTACATGGCCGCCAGGGCAGACCCGACGTTCGACGCCGAGGTGGCGCGGGTGCTGCGTGAGTTCGTGGGTCGGCCCACGACGCTGACGCCGGCGCGCAGGCTCACCGAGGCGTGGGGCGGCGCGAACGTGTGGCTCAAGCGCGAGGACCTGGCGCACACGGGCGCGCACAAAATCAACAACACCGTGGGACAGGTGTTGCTCGCGAAGCGGATGGGCAAGAAGCGAATCATCGCGGAGACGGGCGCGGGCCAGCACGGCGTCGCGACGGCCACCGCGTGCGCGCTCTTCGGGCTGCCGTGCGAGGTGTACATGGGCGCGCTGGACGTGGAGCGGCAGGCGCTCAACGTCTTCCGGATGCGGGCGCTCGGCGCGGTGGTGCGGCCGGTGGAGTCGGGCTCGCGGACGCTGAAGGACGCGATGAACGAGGCGATGCGCACGTGGGTGTCGCAGGTCTCGGACACGCACTACGTCATCGGCAGCGCGGCGGGGCCGCACCCGTATCCGTCGGTGGTGCGCGACTTCCAGTCCATCATCGGGAAGGAGCTGCGCACGCAGGCGATGGCTGCCTTCGGCCAGCTGCCGGATGCGATTGTCGCGTGTGTGGGTGGCGGCTCGAATGCGATTGGCGTGCTGCATCCGTTCATCGGGGACGCGAGCGTGCGGCTCATCGGCGTGGAGGCGGGTGGGCACGGGCTGGACTCGGGGCAGCACGGGGCGTCGCTGACGCTGGGGACGGAGGGCGTGTTGCACGGCTCGCGCTCGCTGGTGCTTCAGGACGCGGACGGACAGATTCAGGAGGCGCACAGCATCAGCGCGGGCCTGGACTATCCGGGCGTGGGGCCGGAGCTGGCGCACCTGGCGAAGATTGGGCGCATGGAGGTGCGCACGGCGACGGACGACGAGGCGTTGGCGTCGTTCTACGAGGTGGCGCGCATGGAGGGCATCCTGCCGGCGCTGGAGACGTCGCACGCGTTCGCGCGAGGCCGGGAGCTGGCGCGGGAGCTGGGGGCGGGCAAGTACCTGGTCATCAACTGCTCGGGTCGCGGGGACAAGGACGTCGCGACGATTTCGGCGCGCGGGGTTCCGCCGGCGGTGGGGGTGAAGGCGTGA
- the trpA gene encoding tryptophan synthase subunit alpha — protein sequence MSGEIAKAFARAKARGEGALVAYGMAGDPDLARSVDVFTAMVEGGADIIEVGVAFSDPIADGPVIQGASERALKAGSTLKRVLDEVVPEVHRRCPETPLVIMTYVNVIMAMGEERFAKLARERGVSGAILPDLPPEESEALRATFDAAGVDLIPLCAPTTPRARAEAIAKDGRGFVYCVSVAGVTGMRAELPPDLSQRLDLVRKASPVPVVAGFGISSAEQARTLSAHADGVVVGSALVRAAHSDGPQAVKALCADIKRGLKR from the coding sequence GTGAGCGGCGAAATCGCGAAGGCGTTCGCGCGGGCGAAGGCTCGGGGCGAGGGCGCGCTGGTGGCGTACGGGATGGCGGGAGACCCGGACCTGGCGCGCTCGGTGGATGTGTTCACGGCGATGGTGGAAGGCGGCGCGGACATCATCGAAGTGGGCGTGGCGTTCAGCGACCCCATCGCGGACGGGCCGGTCATCCAGGGAGCCTCGGAGCGCGCGTTGAAGGCGGGCTCCACGCTCAAGCGGGTGCTCGACGAGGTGGTGCCGGAGGTGCATCGGCGTTGCCCGGAGACGCCGCTGGTCATCATGACGTACGTGAACGTCATCATGGCGATGGGCGAGGAGCGGTTCGCGAAGCTGGCGCGAGAGCGCGGTGTGTCGGGAGCCATCCTGCCGGACCTGCCGCCCGAGGAGAGTGAGGCGTTGCGCGCCACGTTCGACGCGGCGGGCGTGGACCTGATTCCGCTGTGCGCGCCGACGACTCCGCGAGCGCGAGCCGAGGCCATCGCGAAGGACGGGCGCGGCTTCGTGTACTGCGTGTCGGTGGCCGGAGTGACGGGCATGCGCGCGGAGCTGCCGCCGGACCTGTCACAGCGGTTGGACCTGGTGCGCAAGGCGTCGCCAGTGCCGGTGGTCGCGGGCTTCGGCATCTCCAGCGCGGAGCAGGCGCGGACGCTGTCGGCGCACGCGGACGGTGTGGTGGTCGGCAGCGCGCTCGTCCGGGCCGCGCACTCGGATGGACCGCAGGCCGTCAAGGCGCTGTGCGCGGACATCAAGCGTGGCTTGAAGCGCTGA
- a CDS encoding YfhO family protein — protein sequence MSQCVLLVACASALTVLYFHQVFLTGEMFSARDSLYVYLPVFHYWREAVLAGRIPEWLTLDGFGQPFAGTLVVAPFHPSKLLYLLLALNHAFNANILLCFPVALLGMYALTRLWEVPRAGAFLAGMAYAFSGYLVCITNNLCYLMAAATVPWALWATERQLRSPGAGRLLASGLLLALVLLAGDVQAFCVTYGLVVLLALSSPVESRRARLVAVLGVLGVGTLLASPQLFSSVALMGTAQAGGRTLDIAQEYAVHPLRLLEPLLGAYLEIPGERPDVTLAIVTKVAPSGFASFWVGSLYLGVPVLLLAGVAAWVNRRSRMLWLWGGVWLFVVGLSLGPALPLYEAMYTWVPPWRVFRYPSKLVPFLGLGVCFLAALGWKCVAQVEGRRVFLRLAVAVGVGCGVLIVGESLGRGFTASLLVPRWPEMPAELREMLSRQFVLVCGVALVSAVLCGVGVLWTRGSAGVLLVTQFVSGFLVGYGSYELLTPEVLSTPPPFAEHILSQPREDSRVPIRVASHYDVAGVTSLIPGMDARQWRSLVAAQTLMPDTPGLWGMESADGTLPATSRRVRAVVWDVTPWFLERAPLFSVAYTVHPLVEWQALEAAGKKNAVTDRSIKAVLVEHPGVLPRVFLANARCVESYAAAMPGLADPLVRAGQVALVECGEAGIASGEVSAVGGKVTVERYEAERLEFDVESPRDAVLIVNDAWFPGWTATVDGVETPILPANVAVRAVPVKAGRHRVTLTYRDVAARWGLGLSAMTFLGMLGFAVVRRPRGAS from the coding sequence GTGTCCCAGTGCGTGTTGCTGGTGGCCTGTGCGTCGGCGCTGACGGTGCTCTACTTCCACCAGGTGTTCCTCACTGGGGAGATGTTCAGCGCGCGCGACTCGCTGTACGTCTACCTGCCGGTGTTCCATTACTGGCGCGAGGCGGTGCTCGCGGGGCGGATTCCGGAGTGGCTGACGCTGGACGGCTTCGGTCAGCCCTTCGCTGGCACGCTGGTCGTGGCGCCGTTCCATCCGAGCAAGCTGCTGTACCTGTTGCTCGCGCTGAATCACGCCTTCAACGCGAACATCCTGCTGTGTTTCCCGGTCGCGCTGCTGGGGATGTATGCGCTGACGCGGCTGTGGGAGGTGCCTCGCGCGGGGGCGTTCCTCGCGGGGATGGCGTATGCCTTCAGCGGCTACCTGGTCTGCATCACGAACAACCTCTGCTACCTGATGGCCGCGGCCACGGTGCCGTGGGCGCTGTGGGCCACGGAGCGTCAGCTTCGCTCGCCGGGGGCGGGGAGGTTGCTGGCCTCGGGGTTGTTGCTGGCGCTGGTGCTGCTCGCGGGGGACGTGCAGGCGTTCTGCGTGACGTATGGGTTGGTGGTGTTGCTGGCGCTCTCGTCGCCCGTGGAGTCGCGGCGGGCGCGGCTCGTGGCCGTGTTGGGGGTGCTTGGGGTGGGGACGTTGCTGGCCTCGCCGCAGTTGTTCTCGTCCGTGGCGTTGATGGGGACGGCGCAGGCGGGAGGCAGGACGCTCGACATCGCGCAGGAGTACGCGGTGCATCCGCTGCGGCTGCTCGAGCCGCTGTTGGGGGCCTACCTGGAGATTCCGGGCGAGCGGCCGGACGTGACGCTGGCCATCGTCACCAAGGTGGCGCCCTCGGGCTTCGCGAGCTTCTGGGTGGGGTCCTTGTATCTGGGGGTGCCCGTGCTGTTGCTCGCGGGGGTGGCGGCCTGGGTGAATCGTCGCTCCCGGATGTTGTGGCTTTGGGGTGGCGTGTGGCTGTTCGTCGTGGGGCTCTCGCTGGGGCCCGCGCTGCCGCTCTACGAGGCGATGTACACGTGGGTGCCTCCGTGGCGCGTGTTCCGCTATCCGTCGAAGCTCGTTCCGTTCCTGGGGCTGGGGGTTTGTTTCCTGGCGGCGCTGGGGTGGAAGTGCGTGGCCCAGGTGGAGGGGCGGCGGGTGTTCCTCCGGCTGGCGGTGGCGGTGGGCGTGGGGTGTGGGGTGCTCATCGTGGGCGAGTCGCTGGGGCGGGGGTTCACCGCGTCGTTGCTGGTGCCTCGCTGGCCGGAGATGCCCGCTGAGCTGCGCGAGATGCTGTCGCGGCAGTTCGTGCTCGTCTGTGGGGTGGCGCTGGTGAGCGCGGTGCTCTGTGGGGTCGGGGTGCTGTGGACGCGTGGGAGTGCCGGGGTGTTGTTGGTGACGCAGTTCGTGTCGGGCTTCTTGGTGGGGTACGGGAGTTATGAGCTGCTCACGCCGGAGGTGCTGTCCACGCCGCCTCCGTTCGCCGAGCACATCCTCTCGCAGCCTCGTGAGGATTCGCGGGTGCCCATCCGGGTGGCCTCGCACTACGACGTGGCTGGCGTCACGTCGCTCATCCCGGGGATGGATGCGCGGCAGTGGCGCTCGCTCGTCGCGGCGCAGACGCTCATGCCGGACACGCCGGGGCTGTGGGGCATGGAGAGCGCGGATGGGACCCTTCCCGCCACGAGTCGACGGGTGCGCGCGGTCGTCTGGGATGTGACGCCGTGGTTCCTGGAGCGTGCTCCGCTGTTCTCGGTCGCGTACACGGTGCATCCGCTCGTGGAGTGGCAGGCGCTGGAGGCGGCTGGGAAGAAGAACGCCGTCACGGACCGGTCCATCAAGGCGGTGTTGGTGGAGCACCCTGGGGTGCTGCCTCGGGTGTTCCTGGCGAATGCTCGCTGTGTCGAGTCGTATGCGGCGGCGATGCCGGGGCTGGCGGACCCGCTCGTTCGTGCCGGGCAGGTGGCGTTGGTCGAGTGTGGTGAGGCGGGGATTGCGTCCGGGGAGGTGTCCGCCGTGGGGGGGAAGGTGACGGTGGAGCGCTACGAGGCGGAGCGTCTGGAGTTCGACGTGGAGAGTCCTCGCGACGCGGTGCTCATCGTGAACGATGCGTGGTTCCCGGGGTGGACGGCGACGGTGGATGGCGTGGAGACACCGATTCTTCCGGCCAACGTGGCGGTGCGCGCGGTGCCCGTGAAGGCGGGGCGACATCGAGTGACGTTGACCTATCGGGATGTCGCCGCGCGATGGGGACTGGGCCTCTCCGCGATGACGTTCCTGGGAATGCTTGGGTTCGCGGTGGTGCGTCGACCGCGTGGAGCTTCGTGA
- a CDS encoding histidine phosphatase family protein: MKMRGPQVVLVRHGETAWSRGGQHTGRTDVPLLEDGRKMAAKLGEPLRAWDFAQVWTSPLSRAFETCALAGYGEGAVRRDDLMEWDYGDHEGRTGAEIRVEHPGWTVWKDGVPNGETAEHVGARADHVIADLRQQTGDILLFSHGHFLRVLAARWLGLVPSDGRLFLLSTGSISVLGADGPDAAQPALAGWNDTTHLKP, translated from the coding sequence ATGAAAATGCGCGGTCCCCAGGTGGTGCTCGTTCGTCACGGAGAGACGGCATGGAGCCGGGGTGGGCAGCACACGGGGCGCACCGATGTCCCGCTGCTCGAGGACGGACGGAAGATGGCGGCGAAGCTCGGTGAGCCCCTGCGCGCGTGGGACTTCGCCCAGGTGTGGACCAGCCCCCTGAGCCGCGCCTTCGAGACCTGCGCGCTCGCGGGCTACGGCGAAGGGGCCGTGCGGCGCGACGATTTGATGGAGTGGGACTACGGCGACCACGAGGGACGCACCGGCGCGGAGATTCGCGTGGAGCATCCCGGCTGGACCGTGTGGAAGGACGGCGTCCCGAACGGCGAGACGGCGGAACACGTGGGTGCTCGCGCGGACCACGTCATCGCGGACCTGCGTCAGCAGACGGGCGACATCCTCCTCTTCTCCCATGGCCACTTCCTGCGAGTGCTCGCGGCGCGGTGGCTGGGGCTCGTGCCCTCCGACGGACGGCTGTTCCTGCTGAGCACCGGCTCCATCAGCGTGCTCGGGGCGGACGGACCGGATGCCGCCCAGCCGGCACTCGCCGGCTGGAACGACACCACCCATCTCAAGCCGTGA
- a CDS encoding anthranilate synthase component II, which produces MILVIDNYDSFTFNLVQLLYTLGAEVKVVRNDTLTVEAIAAEGASHLVISPGPCTPHEAGVSVAAIAQSKVPVLGVCLGHQSIGAAFGGNVIRAPEPVHGKSARIRHEGSGVFTGASQGFQAARYHSLVVEASSLPASLEATAWSQDGLIMALRHRERPVVGFQFHPESVLTPEGPTLVRNFLEGRL; this is translated from the coding sequence ATGATTCTCGTCATCGACAACTACGACTCGTTCACCTTCAACCTCGTCCAGCTCCTCTACACGCTGGGCGCCGAGGTGAAGGTGGTGCGAAACGACACGCTCACCGTGGAGGCCATCGCCGCCGAAGGCGCGTCGCACCTGGTGATTTCACCCGGGCCCTGCACGCCGCACGAGGCCGGTGTCAGCGTGGCCGCCATCGCGCAATCGAAGGTGCCGGTGCTCGGTGTGTGTCTGGGGCACCAGTCCATCGGCGCGGCCTTCGGTGGCAACGTCATCCGCGCGCCCGAGCCGGTGCATGGCAAGTCCGCGCGCATCCGTCACGAGGGCTCGGGCGTGTTCACCGGCGCGAGCCAGGGCTTCCAGGCCGCGCGCTACCACTCGCTGGTGGTGGAGGCGTCCTCGCTGCCCGCGTCCCTGGAGGCCACGGCGTGGAGTCAGGACGGGCTCATCATGGCGCTGCGCCACCGCGAGCGGCCCGTCGTGGGCTTCCAGTTCCACCCCGAGAGCGTGCTCACCCCCGAGGGTCCCACCCTGGTCCGCAACTTCCTGGAGGGGCGTCTCTGA